A window of Fimbriimonadaceae bacterium contains these coding sequences:
- a CDS encoding endonuclease MutS2: protein MSHALDVLEFDAVRAQLVEECDTPMGAGAAAELEPAFDAESVWPALALTHSAWLLLESGSPPSLGGARDVRQPVRKAAKGAVLGGAELYETAASLAAMRAFREFLHARREAAAGLWAIGEALHENRALEHRLLESVDGSGEVLDSASTALAAARRRKHAAAARVQERIQKYVSGKSRELLSDPIVTMRDGRYVVPLKAENRGKIKGLVHDTSGSGQTLFVEPDDVLQLGNAVREAEAAEREEVLRVLTELSEAVGGEAIAIADGLTAAGELDLVFAKARLGSKSGGVVPERRQGHGIEVHDGRHPLLPRDQAVPLSVAVGFDHDAVLITGPNTGGKTVAIKTVGLFVLMAQAGLMPPARRVVLAPFTQVWADIGDEQSLQQSLSTFSGHVKNIAEALRGIEEGALVLFDEIGAGTDPAEGAALAKAVLGALQARGARILASTHYGELKAFAYNTEGFANAAMEFDAKSLRPTYRLLMGAPGASHALKIAERCGMPAEVVEDARSMLGDAAMEVSRMMEQLESAQKQARVAQSEADRRVSEIKKREAEADRKLGEAQEVRRKAHERATAEIEETLRQIRLEAAELFDELKRSGAAPAAISKARKDLEALQEVGQEVVRGLQPERAPADRGTVPALKRGDSVRVEGYPQIGSLLEDPREGQAKVQIGSLKLNVHVDRLRAAEPAKAPPRSRGTVRAERAQFAPTEIHLRAMRAEDAERELQKFLDDAVLAGVHQVRIVHGKGEGVLRTLCREILRKYPHVARYRDGEPTEGGHGVTIAVLEG, encoded by the coding sequence ATGAGCCATGCGCTGGACGTCCTTGAGTTCGACGCCGTGCGCGCCCAACTCGTCGAGGAGTGCGACACACCCATGGGCGCGGGCGCAGCGGCCGAACTCGAGCCGGCCTTCGATGCCGAGTCGGTGTGGCCCGCCCTGGCCCTCACGCACTCGGCGTGGCTGTTGCTGGAAAGCGGTTCGCCTCCGTCGTTGGGGGGCGCGCGGGACGTACGGCAGCCCGTGCGCAAGGCCGCCAAGGGCGCCGTTCTGGGCGGCGCCGAGTTGTACGAGACCGCGGCGTCCTTGGCCGCGATGCGCGCATTCCGCGAGTTCCTGCATGCCCGCCGGGAAGCCGCCGCCGGACTCTGGGCGATCGGCGAGGCCCTTCACGAGAACCGTGCGCTCGAGCATCGGCTGCTCGAGAGCGTGGATGGAAGCGGGGAGGTGTTGGACAGCGCGAGCACGGCGCTCGCCGCGGCGCGCCGCCGCAAGCACGCGGCTGCGGCTCGAGTGCAGGAGCGCATCCAGAAGTATGTGAGCGGGAAGAGCCGCGAACTCCTTTCCGACCCGATCGTCACGATGCGCGACGGGCGCTACGTCGTGCCGCTGAAGGCCGAGAACCGCGGCAAGATCAAGGGGCTGGTCCACGACACGAGCGGGAGCGGCCAAACCCTCTTCGTCGAACCCGACGACGTGCTCCAGCTCGGCAATGCGGTGCGCGAAGCCGAGGCCGCGGAGCGCGAAGAGGTTCTGCGCGTCCTGACCGAGCTTTCGGAAGCCGTGGGCGGGGAGGCGATCGCGATCGCGGACGGCCTCACGGCCGCAGGGGAGCTGGACCTCGTGTTTGCCAAGGCGCGGCTCGGGTCGAAGTCTGGGGGCGTGGTGCCGGAGCGTCGGCAGGGCCACGGCATCGAGGTGCACGACGGCCGTCACCCCCTTCTGCCCCGCGACCAGGCCGTGCCGCTCTCGGTGGCGGTCGGCTTCGACCACGACGCCGTGTTGATCACCGGACCCAACACGGGCGGCAAGACCGTGGCCATCAAGACGGTGGGGCTCTTCGTGCTGATGGCGCAGGCGGGCTTGATGCCTCCCGCGCGGCGCGTGGTGCTCGCTCCGTTCACCCAGGTGTGGGCCGACATCGGGGACGAGCAGAGTCTGCAGCAGTCCCTCTCCACGTTCAGCGGGCACGTGAAGAACATCGCCGAGGCGCTTCGGGGGATCGAAGAGGGCGCGCTCGTGCTGTTCGATGAGATCGGGGCCGGCACGGACCCCGCCGAAGGGGCCGCGCTCGCCAAGGCCGTCCTGGGCGCGCTCCAGGCCCGTGGCGCGCGCATCCTCGCCAGCACGCATTACGGCGAACTCAAGGCGTTCGCGTACAACACGGAGGGTTTCGCCAACGCGGCGATGGAGTTCGACGCCAAGTCGCTCCGACCCACGTACCGGCTCCTCATGGGTGCGCCCGGCGCGAGCCACGCCCTGAAGATCGCCGAGCGATGCGGCATGCCCGCAGAAGTCGTCGAAGACGCCCGTTCGATGCTGGGAGACGCCGCGATGGAAGTGTCGCGGATGATGGAGCAGCTCGAGTCCGCGCAAAAGCAGGCGCGGGTCGCGCAGAGCGAGGCGGACCGGCGCGTCTCGGAGATCAAGAAGCGCGAGGCGGAGGCCGATCGCAAGTTGGGCGAGGCTCAAGAGGTGCGGCGCAAGGCGCACGAGCGCGCGACGGCCGAGATCGAGGAGACCCTTCGCCAGATTCGGCTCGAAGCCGCGGAGCTGTTCGACGAACTGAAGCGCTCCGGTGCCGCCCCCGCCGCGATCAGCAAGGCGCGGAAGGATCTGGAGGCGCTGCAGGAGGTCGGCCAAGAGGTCGTGCGCGGCCTTCAGCCCGAGCGCGCGCCGGCGGACCGCGGGACGGTCCCGGCCTTGAAGAGAGGGGACTCGGTTCGGGTCGAGGGGTATCCCCAGATCGGGTCGTTGCTCGAGGACCCCAGGGAGGGACAGGCCAAGGTGCAGATCGGCTCCCTCAAGCTGAACGTCCACGTCGATCGCTTGCGCGCCGCCGAACCGGCGAAGGCGCCACCCCGCTCACGGGGGACGGTGCGGGCCGAGCGGGCGCAGTTCGCCCCGACGGAGATTCACCTGAGGGCGATGCGGGCGGAGGATGCGGAGCGCGAACTCCAGAAGTTCCTCGACGACGCGGTGTTGGCAGGGGTTCACCAGGTGCGCATCGTGCACGGGAAGGGGGAAGGGGTCCTACGCACGCTGTGCCGCGAGATTCTGAGGAAGTATCCTCACGTGGCGCGTTACCGCGACGGCGAGCCGACCGAGGGGGGGCACGGCGTCACGATCGCGGTTTTGGAAGGATGA
- the cdd gene encoding cytidine deaminase: MKTDALIEAAQTARLHAYAPYSGYLVGAALEDAQGRIWSACNVENVSFGLSVCAERAAIARMVAEGGREIRALAVATVDGGTPCGMCLQSIAEFATDPEALLVVTVDGSGASRQYSLKELMPHGFASSAVRTNG; this comes from the coding sequence ATGAAGACCGACGCACTGATCGAAGCGGCCCAGACGGCCCGGCTCCACGCCTACGCTCCCTACAGCGGCTACCTGGTTGGGGCCGCTCTGGAGGACGCGCAGGGCCGGATCTGGTCCGCGTGCAACGTTGAAAACGTCTCCTTCGGGTTGAGCGTGTGCGCCGAGCGGGCGGCCATCGCCCGCATGGTGGCCGAGGGCGGCCGGGAGATCCGCGCCCTGGCCGTGGCGACCGTCGACGGGGGCACGCCGTGCGGCATGTGCCTGCAGTCCATCGCCGAGTTTGCGACGGACCCGGAGGCACTTCTTGTGGTGACCGTCGATGGGAGTGGGGCGTCGAGGCAGTATTCTCTCAAGGAGCTCATGCCGCACGGGTTCGCCTCGAGCGCGGTGCGAACAAACGGCTAG